The sequence below is a genomic window from Xiphophorus maculatus strain JP 163 A chromosome 18, X_maculatus-5.0-male, whole genome shotgun sequence.
gTCGACAGATTATTCAATTGTTACTATCTATCCATGCCTTTGTTCATAAAGTGTAATtctgttgtaaatattcagattaTGGGCAAATCTCACTTTCTCTCTTCAATATGCCTTCACCACTCTTGTTTAAATGTATACAGTAACACTCAATAATTTTGGAATAATGAAAATAACAGAGGCAAATAACAAATTCCTCAAATTTGTGTTGAAAATTAAGATTTCCAGTGATGAAACTTCCTTATAATCTCTGACACGCTGCAGATTAGTTTCTGGACTGAATCCTAAACTGGGATTGTTGAAAGAAGTTGTTTCTAAGGGCAGTTTAAACTCAACTGTCACTACGTAAGCTAAAGCTACAAAGTATTACAACATAATTTTGCACTATTTCCACAGTCTTTGAGAAAACTTGtatattcataattttttcttcttttaattttctttattctgcCTGTTTCTGCAGGAGACACCAGTGTGATGGCGGGAGTCTACGGTCCTGCTGAGGTCAAAATCAGCAAGGAAATCTACGACCGGGCAaccctggaggttctggttcatCCCAAAGTGGGACTGCCGGGTAAGTCACAGTAAAACAGTCAATATAAAAAGTACAGacttttttttgattaaaaaaataagtcagtGAACCAGCTGCTTCACACTCATGTTTACTTCTAGGTGTGAGGGAGCGATCACAGGAACAATGTGTGAGGGAAACGTGTGAGGCGTCTCTGCTTTTATCTCTCCATCCTCGCTCGTCGCTCACGCTCGTCCTGCAGGTGCTGCACGACGACGGCGCTGTATCCTTCACTGAAAACGGTTCTGTTGGTTGGAACACAGCAGGGAAGCAGCCAGTTACATTTAGTCAGTTACATTTACATCAGTAActtctttgaaaacatttgtttttaggaGTATTTTGACTACACTGcactttgagtaattttattatgaagtatttctactcttacttgagtaaaatttctggattttttttgtctagcaaatacatttttactcttacttgagtcatttcttggacggctacgtTTTACTTTTCCTTGAGTGAAAATAAGTGCTACTCTAAGTTGAGTACAGTTTTTGGGTTCTCTAGCCTCCTCTGGTTTGGATTTGGTAAGCCTTCTGACTGATTGGTGCCGTTCCTCATTCCTTACCTAAATGCTCAGCTCCTGTCCTGCTGTCTGAACGCAGCCTGCATGGCTCTGATGGATGCCGGCTTGTCTATGAGTTGCCTGTTTTGTGGCGTGACCTGCGCCATCAGCGCAGACGGTGAAATCATCACAGACCCGACTGCAGCTCAGGAGAAGGTAAATCTGAAGCtcagaaaagcaataaaaaataaatcaaactcagATTATTCGTGGCTTGGAGAGGAGCTGGATTTCTTGTGCTTTTGCTTCTTTAAACTTCTcgtaaatgaaaaatctggagAAGCCTTCTTTAACTCCAGGATTGGGTCAGTCAAGATAACAAACTTTGctagatgataaattgtcccagaagttattgtgataaacaataatattgttgttttgaaaccatttcaagtaatataatggtttGTTTATATCTGAATGTGCAAAAGAGAAGAGCCAGATAAAGTCTAGTGATAAACTAActaaaaataatgcaataatgatgaataaactttaaattctaatgaagatttaacactggaactagaagctgttttaaatatccaaactaaataaacaaaacaacaaataaaataaattatgatgcctctgtaaacaaaactgttcttAAATAAAGCGATAGTTGATACCaaaacatcagactgaagacttttatcatgcagtttttggtggaaagaaaaaatgacaatGATAAATAATGTCAATGAAAATTAttgatctcattttaatttattatgccaTTAATTGATCTATTGCTTATTTCGACAAGTTTACACAGGATATGTTACactgaaaatacacaaaatcttttggattttttgtttagCTTCTAGTGAAAACGTCTcggtacatttgaaataaaacaaaactaacttacaagtaacttttcagcaagaactagcagcttgttttaagtgaataattccagacatttttcctgttatGAGATCATAAcgagaactttttaaaattaataataaggaattgttgacttaaaaccagcttctgtgtcttgctgaaaagttacttataaattatttttgtcttatttcaagtgaactaagatattttctgTAGAAATGACTGATAAAACTGGATCTATAAGAATCACGGCGTTTAAAACACTCTTATGCAAAACAGATTTGGAAATAGAGCTGCAACTtacgattattttaataatagattATTCCAGTGAttattggattaaaaaaatctacacattctcaagatttttaatttagcctcttatacaatattagaaataccttaaaagatgcaaataaataattaagttccttttttaaataaaaaataaacatactaTTGCCTAAAACGCAACAACACATTAAAACTGCCAGCcagataaaagttttttttatttcaaattcaaaatgtagttatttttttgtacagttttggctgaATTACTGCTCTGATTGTGTTATTCTCTCTGTAActaatattttctttagtcTGTAAACTCcggttaacgattaatcgattgttaAATTAGTTCATGATTAAtacaataatcgattaatccgattaattttttattgtaaagttgCTGATTCTGTACATGTTTGTCTGCAAAAGTCAAAACtcatcatgtttttaaaattctcttCAGGAAAGTCGAGCTTTGATGACTTTCGCCATCGACAGCAAAGAGCGCAGAgtgatgatgtcatcaaccAAAGGCTCGTTCTCAGTTCATGAGGTTGGTCATTTTCTTCGTTTCTGACCCGTCTGTTGCCCGTCTGACGGTTCTGATTGGACTTTCCGTCTTCCACAGCTGCAGCAGTGCGTAGCCGCCAGTCAGAAAGCGTCAGAGAAGATCTTCCAGTTCTACAGAGACTCCGTCAGGCGCCGATACTCCAAGAACCTTTGACCCAAtcgggattaaaaaaaaaaaattatatatataaatattgtgatgtaataaaatatttagcaaccAACTCTGTGCTGTCTTCCTTTAAGGTGCAGAGACAGGAACACTGTCTGAGAAATTAGGTAGGAAATAAGTAGAGGAATGGCCGATCTTAGTTATGTGCATTTATTCACTGATGTTCCACTTAAATATTCACAGTTATTTCACACATGGAAGCAGAGCCGGTCCCAGGATTTCTGAGGCCTGCGAGCACAGTTTGAATGATTAGCCCACTGTCCACCACCCTCAACATCTTTAGGCTTAAATATTTGTGGAGTTTAAATAAAGCGTTAATGTGGTTTAGTAGTATAAAATCAGAAGATCAGGGGgtcacaaaattaaataaatataccaGGCAAATCTTCGCTTAATGAAttaaatgcatcataaaattattaaatgtatcaataaattattaaatgcaTCATTAAATTAAGTAATTTCCCATGAAATAACCATAAATACAATTTCAAATAATCAAAAGTCATTTgaagaacttttattttaaaatatatgtaattatttcaTGGCTCCTGTGTGAGCCCGTCGTCATGGAAACCCTGACTCTCCggctccccctggtggtgaAAGTGGGTTttgcaaacagcagaaaaagaaaaaaagcaactgaAACCATATGAATTTATCGACTCCCTTTCACtctttttataattattagAAGAAGCGACACAAAATGAGTAAAACCCTGAGCCGTGGCAGCTGCTCCGTCAAACCGatgcacatttatttctttgttctaAGACACGAAAACATCAAAGGGTTGGtcggtttttgttttttagtaaaTGTAGATGTTGTGTGGAGACAAACGGCGATTTGGGTCGGTTGGAGTGCGATGCCGTGTGAAGAACTTCAGTGGAGCTGAGGGTAAGACTCACAGTGTGGTGACAACATTAACAGCcttaataaactaaaacaacagaaaaaaggtGTTTATGATGCCTTTAGGTCAGCTGTGGACTCTATAAAAACTGTACaggaaaatagaaaattttGGCTTTTCTCTCtcagtcttttttattttattttgtgtggagTGCTTTTTGGTAGCACGCCACACAGTTCTGCAACAATTTGGTACCAGTGATTTAAGTGCTTGATAAAGGATTTTACCTACTGGTTCCTGTCAGTAACATCAGTGAGAAAATTATCAGCAccatttaaaaagtataaaactacaacagcgtattagggccattgaagataaaaggagtaaattttcaccagaaaattcagaaatgttgagattaatctcagaaaattttgagaaaacttggaaaatatttgtagttttataagacgaaatttttttttttagaaactcagaaatttccaagtttttctagaaaatttgtaaatttttcaaacaaatttgcaacttttcaaactcatgaaatttcaatgttttttttctagaaaatttctgagattattctcaaaatgtgtttttccaagcaaatttttgatttttcaaaatcagaaatttccaagtttttatagaaaatttttaaatgtgaatttatttctagcaaatttgcaacttttcaaacttagaaTTGGACATCTTTccttttccagaaaatttctgagattattctcaaaatgtgtGAGTTATTTCtagcaaatgttcaactttttcaACTCAGAAATCTCCTtgatttttctagcaaatttgtGACTATGCAAATTTCATAGAAAATGTAtgagtttattctcataatgcatgagtttttttctaggcaattatcaaaatctgaaatttcattgttctagaaaatttgtgaattttttttctagcaaatttgcaacttttcaaactcagaaatttctgtttttgtacaaccaatttttcattttttaaacacataaattttcttgttttttcaagagaatttcagtttttttgtgggtaatttcatcttgtttttattaccGTCTATAATGATCCCGATACTACTTTGTATAAAACAGCATTTAGGAAGCAGATGTAAAtattacaaagcaaaaatacGAATCTAAGATATTAACAAACCTAATTAACAACCCtgagaaataatcaaatttttgcagtttaaaataacagattaatttcagagctttatttaagtaattttaattctgttttttctcattattttaagGTTGATGAGTTTGCGACACCAGTTGTTctaaacaagctgctatattaaataatttccctgctgggatgaataaagtaattctattctatattcatttcatttcagttttacaaatacGTTATTAACCTCAAAGGTAAATTAAAAGTTGTAGCTCAAATTATGCAAGTTTCTTCAAAGCGTTGCTGTTGATTTCTGTGGGTaagaaggatctcctgtagtgGTCTGTATCACACCGGCTTCATtcagcctctgactgaagacattaATGCTAAGCTAGTCGTTTtagaaaaccacattttaaatgtttgtaaaactgTCGTCTTTGGTCTTTTTTCAATCCTGTGGCATAAAAGTTTCACTCGTCAATATTTGCTTGCGTTTGTAAACGCGAcgtcaaatattaaaatcaagacaaaaatatgTGGTCAGGTTTTGATTTGATCCGTTTTATTGATTCGGATAAATTCTCAGAtctaatttctgtattttttttactaaccaAACTTCACTGGTACCATCCTATTGCAGAAATGTGATGTGAAACgtttcctttattttactgggatattttctttaaatgactATGCTTAAACCAATATGGTCAGAGATTTTTTTAGGGtttatcaaagtttttctttcaagaACTTTGGGCCCAATAACAGAACGGATAAAGCTATGAACAtgtttgtaaaacacaaaagtgcCATGCAGACAATGACTCGTCACATTAGCTTTTCCAGTTGTTTTCTTaccttattattatttcttacaTCTAAACATGTGCACTGCTGTTGTTTGTTCATGGTTTCAGCCTGACAAAACCATTTCCATTTGTAGGTTAGTCCTTTtttagcaggaaaaaaatatataagtgaATTTACATTTTAGGAAGATTTTCTTCACAGTCGGGTCACTTTGATATTTTTGGCACTTTTCCTCCCAGCAGCACTTTCTTCACTCCAACTTCCAGATGCGTTTCAAAATATCCACACTTCATATGTCGATTCCATTTCGTTTCATATATAATGGCACTCTGTTTTTATCATCATAAAGATAAGACTTGGctttaaaacacagcaaaaggcAGTCCTTTCTGCAGGTAAACAACAGGTGAATCATGATGGGATATTGAGGAAGAAACGTTGCTTCTGGCAGGCGCTGGATGTGGAAAGTCCAGCAGGATTCGCCTCCAAACTTTGACTCTTCCTGCATCTTCTGTCATCCATTCACATTGTGGAAAATTCTGCATTTACTTAAAGatgacctattatgcaaaattttgGGTTTCAAATGCTTctaaaaaacagccaaagtgcttaaaaaacaaacaaacaaaaaaaaatcaccttatTGTGTAGTCTAGAAATAAGTTAATGCTttctggtgtctggaaaatgagcccaTTCAATAACTTACAGATTTTTAAgtcacaataaaagaaaactgccCCGTTAGCTAGCAACTCCagcccagccccgttacctagcaacgccagcccagcccagccccgttacctagcaacgccaacGGAACTGCAGCACTGATTTTACCAGGAGCCACTGTGATTTCTAAAAGCTCAATAAACAACTTATGTCCTCGTTTGTTCGTAGAATGTGATGacattcataataataaaacaggatAAAATAGTTCATAAACCATAGGAGCCGTAGTTTGTTCAAATCTAACAAACTACGTCTCATACAGCAGGAATAATGTAAAACTACATTATTGACCAttacaaaagagaaatttgctTAATATGTTCTTGGATCTTGACAAAAACCAAAGTGTTTCCAGATCTTTATCCAGGGACAGTAAATATTATACATCAGCAACCTTCTCAGATTTAATTTAAgacatattttatagaaattagATAAGAAACAGGGGCGACAGATACAGTTATTTTGATGACAGATTCCTGCTCGTCCCGCAATTAAAACAATATGGTTTTTTGGACATGACTCAACGTGTATTAATGGTGCCTGAACGTTCACCTCATTAGCTTCAGCGGCTAACAGGCAATGTCCAATCCAGTAATATACATCTATGGCTTTACCACGCTACACACTGCAAAAGTGTTTTTCTATTGGTTTACCATTCATAAAATACGTTTGTATGAAGTTTAAAGatgttgtataattgtgcatctgttttcagccatttctacgtgtgagtgtaaacgttgggTTTAGTGGGCGTGGCTAAATAAAccatttatttggatttaaagtgacagaagcCCTAAAAAAGCTCATTCTGAATGGCGCTCAACACGAGTATTTCAGGCAAATTcttattatctaagaatgaatttgtgctaaaaaatttaatgaatatgttttgtattgCCCATAGAccagggatgtccaaagtgtggctggcgggccatttgtggccttgaaatgattttgatcGGCCCCCTGACCAGAGTTCAATAACGATAAAAATTTGgccaacaaaatataaaacaactgttgaagacaaaaatgtgttaacagtttttttttgttttttttaacaaagcaaCAATCTGTAgcctattttatgttttgggtttttaaggttttcatttaaaaaatactttttattgagcagttaaataaaggaaaagaaaaatcacaataaactcatttttgcatttaaatgtaattaatttttgtaatttaaattatCCAGTTTTGGACACCCAATCATAACTTGTTctaggaagcataataggtcacctttaaatttaatttaagctCCACATGTGATGACAAGCGTGACACAAATTTGCCAAAGTCAGTGAGAAGGACGAGCCTGAACGTGGAGGAAGGTCCTCTGGGCTGCATGTCGTCCTATTCCAGTGAGACGTGGTTAAAATCTTTTCGTTTATTCGTtattttgcagatgatgtgttGATGTTCATGGagtgtttgtgtctctgtgtgtctgcgtctATGTGCGAGCCGCGGCTCTTATGACGGCTTTGCAGACAGGTAGGAGATCAGCGCCGCGATGGCGCAGATGTACGTTATGATGCCAAACACAATGGAGAGAACGGAGAGCCACAGGGCCTGGCGGGACGCCGCGTTGGCGCCCTGAAAATCCCCCTGAGCTGATGCCTTGTTGGTCTGGAAAGCAGAAGACAGTGGGATAAGGATTAGcggtttgggaaaaaaataaaaaataaagtaaaacgaGAGAGAGGGGTATTTGTTCTGCATGGCTTTCCTCCTCCCCTCAGTTCAATCACTCGCTAATCCCACATTATGTTCCATCCCTGAATCATAAACAGCGTTCAGGATTCATCAGGGTTTTTGTCCTGTTCTCTCCCTGCAGTCCTTGTCTCTGAGTTTGACCCTGGTTTAGATAACGCTCCACAACATCGGAAATCCATCCCaggtttctctctttttatgaTTAAATCTTAAGAAATcatgagaaaatgtattttactgcaGTTGACACTGAAAGGTTTAGTGGATGTTTtacttagtttttttatttctgaagaaaCTTGTagaattacaagaataaagttgaaataatacaagagtaaagtcataatatgaccagaataaagtcgtacGAGAAtatagtcaaaataatgaacGAATAAAGCTGGAATAATGGAGCAATATTACGTGAATAAAGTCAaactaatacaaaaataaagttgtatgaaaaacaattttaatattaagagataaaggcaaaatgaagtggaaataatgcaagaataaagttgtagtattatgaaaataaagtgataATATTAAGTAGTATTATTTAATAGACATCAAGCTTTGttatctttgacatttttatggATTCaatcagaaatggaaaaaaatcataagcagctaaatgttattttcctgAAAACGGAGGGCAGgaattaggaaaaaaacaaagttgaactataaattctgatttcatcacagcaaaataataatttcacagttttttaaactttggtttTTGCTCTAATAACATCAAGATGTTGAAGAAAACTGTTCAAGTTTAAGTTTTtacaatgtgtgttttttttttgtttgtctcaaaatatataaaaactctGTTACATTTTAACCAGGGGAGTCCAAAGTGTGGGCCGTGGGCCATTTGCAGCACGTCAACTGATTTTTTTGTGGCCTCAACTGTCGTTCAAGAATGACGCAAATTTGTTTAttaggctttttatttttaatgagggtcacattattattattgacaaTTTTCTTACAGTGGAGAATGTtaattataacaaaaatattcGTCTTTTTATAACCAAACTTTCATAATAGGTAGAACCGacttaattaataatttttttaatagattaataaattaaattgcagttaaatttatttaaattttaatttcaagaaattcattagatattaaaaataaatatttactgaaattaatatttcatttaatgaattaaaatgtaatttattaaaattttattcaaaaaatattaatattgaattaatgtttaataaattagtgTTGAatattgtttacattcaaatatttatttatttaataaatcaatttttttcaataaattacattttaattttgtcaatttattaaatcaaatattaattaaattaatatgttaaatattaatttaacatattaacataattaatatgttaaatattaattccatattaatatttatctagtttattaaaaataaaatataaataaatgtaacttgaATTTAATTGATGTAATCTATAAAATTTAATTCtataaatttgttaaattagatttgaatttattactttaatttgttatttttcttggcCCATGAGTATTTTCCACTTGACGATTTTGGCCCATGTGACAGAAAATTGGGACACCGCTGATGTAAACAATGGGACTATTGGGCTGCAGCGGCGGCAGGCGTtctgcggcggcggcggcaggcgttctgcggcggcggcggcaggcGTCCTGCGGCGGCGGCAGGCGTGCTGCGGCGGCGGCAGGCGTCCTGCGGCGGCGGCAGGCGTCCTGCGGCGGCGGCAGGCGTCCTGCGGCGGCAGGCATGCCTCATGTTGGACTGTGTGAGTTCAGGCTTGTACCTTTTGAGAAAGGTAGAAGGCGGCGATGCCCAGCGGCCAGAAGCAGCAGAGCATGGAGAAAAAGGCCAGACCCAGGTGGTCCTGCGGGATTATCAGGGGAAAGTTTCCGTCGCTGTCCGTATCGCTGAGGTCGTCAATAGACGAGTCCTGGGATCCAAACAGAGAACATTCAGGGTCACTTCAGGTCAGtttctgcagatatttttcTCGTTTAGATCCAGATCTGAGCAGCAGGAATGAGGAAACACCGGGTTTTCatttctgagataaataaaagattatttaaagaaatttacaTCCAGTCTTCAAGTTATTAAATTTGAAAGCTCAGCAAGATAATCTGCTTGAACTCTGAGTTCATGAAAGcaggaaaaatattctgtttttattattctcacgtggttttttttacagcaaccGGAAAACCTAGCTTGTGACTTAATGGGGTTACGCTGTGAATGTGCACAAACTCCACTGGCTGCAGGCTAACCGTGACTCATACGTCTGCGCGTAGCTCCGCATATTCGATCTGACTCCCCCGACCCGACCAGGCTACTCTGCTTAGTTCGTTTTTTTGCATGAACAAGCTGCACATCAAGCGAATGTCCTTCTGCTTTTAAAGCACATTACCAATCATATTAAATGCTTTTAGTTGCTCCTACAAATTAATTAAGTcctgaaatgcaaaaatatgaTTTGATGATTTATGTCCAAAGTGTGCCCAACTTTGTGTTTATGCATCTGCATGTGGCAGTCATTGTTCTGTTCATTCTACAGTGATCAAGCTCTAAGCTGCTGCTACTGATTATTGtaataatcgattattctgatgattaatcaattaatcggacTACAAAATTGACAATCTATTGATTTTTCTATAACCATTTAAGCTTTTTAAacattagaaatgcattaaaagaggcaataaatagattttttttaaactaacaaaatagacattttattgcctaaaatgcaaaaaacatagcatttctttagtgattatttgtagaaaaaggatgcatctgca
It includes:
- the exosc5 gene encoding exosome complex component RRP46, with the protein product MTSFSYDKHRLHREGGMMEVFPSSTVSLREFGCEQTLLSRPDGSASFVQGDTSVMAGVYGPAEVKISKEIYDRATLEVLVHPKVGLPGVRERSQEQCVRETCEASLLLSLHPRSSLTLVLQVLHDDGALLSCCLNAACMALMDAGLSMSCLFCGVTCAISADGEIITDPTAAQEKESRALMTFAIDSKERRVMMSSTKGSFSVHELQQCVAASQKASEKIFQFYRDSVRRRYSKNL